The DNA segment GTGGAGAGGGAGTCCGCGACGACATTCGTAGCCCGCCTGAAGAGATCGATGGAGTGCCACCAATGCGGGTCCAGGCCATGCTTGTGGTCATGGTCGTGGCCGTCATGGTCATGGTCGCATTCACCTTCCAGCGCGGGGAGGGTGGCACCGACTTCCACCACGGTGGCCTTGCCGCCGACGATGGTTTTCAGCTTGGGCAGGTAGCCCTCCAGGCCCATGCCCGCGACGAGGTAGAGCTTCGCGCCGTCGGACTGGGTCAGGCTTTCCGTGCTCGGTTCGAAATGATGGGGATCCCCGTTGGGACCGATCAGGTCGATGACCTCCACCCGTTCACCGCCGACGCTTTTGGTGATGTCCGCCAGCAGGGGATGCAGGACGGCCACCTTGAGTTCGGCGGCGGTCGCCGACGCGAGCGAAAACAGCAGTGAGAGGAGCAACGGGCGCATGGCTGGCCCAGTTTCGCGCAGAATAGGTATTCTCGCAAGTAGATTGCGATAGTGTTTCTGGGCTGTGATGGCAGGGACCGCATTCCATGCGGTCAGTGCCTAATAGAACGGTCCCTGCCTAACGGAAGACCGCCAGCACCGCCCTGTGGTCGGAGGCTTTCGCCCATTCCGGGTCATCCAGAACCTTCGCCTTCGGGAAAAGGGTGTCCGGCTTGAGGCTTTTGCTCACCGCGATGAAGTCGATCCGGGAGTAGATGTCGTGCAACGCCCAATGGTGGGTCCAGCGGGTGCCGGCCGAGTCCTCCGCCGGGATGGCCGTCAGATACCCTGGATCATTGTAGCTGCCTGTGATGTTCTTTCCGGATACGCTGGAACGGGTGTCATTGAAGTCCCCATAGACCACCAGGCGCTCCTGTGGATTCTTCGCGAAGATCGAGTCCACATGCTGCCGCAGCAGCAGTGATTCCGCCCGCCGCATCTCCTCCTCGTCACCCTCCTCGACCTCCCGTTTGGATTTGAGGTGGCAACCCAGGAAACGGAAATTCCGGCCATGGATGTCCACGGTGACGTCCAGCACGCTCCGGTTCCAGAAGTAGAGCTTGTTCTGGAGGTGATACTCCGTCTTCTCCGGCTTGCCGGTGGCGGAGATGGGGTAGCGGGAAAGGAATCCCAGATGCCTCACGGGGTCGGCGCCTCCTGTGAAATGGGAGTGGGGGAGATCGACTCCAGCTTCCTTCAGCAGTTGCTGGATCTCCGCCAGATCCCCCGCGGTCCCGATCTCGCAAAGCCCGATGATGTCCGGCGAATGGCGCGCCAGGATGGAGATCACCGCCGCCTTTTCTTCATCGGGCTTTGGCTTGGACTCAAGCGTCTTGCCATTGGCGTAGCGGTTCGTCACCAGCCAGTTCTTCACGTTGTAGGCGATGAAGCGGATGTCCTGGCGTTGTCCCCGGGAAACCGGCTCCGTTGCCACCGGAGTCGCAACCGGGGCGGGGGAGGTGTCGGTGGCCGTTTTTCCCCATTCCGGGGTCTGCTGGTGGTCGCAGGATACCGCTCCAAAAAGAAGCACCGCCAGCAGCGAACGGCTGGCGGTGCCTGTGAGAATGATATTCAGGAAACGGGAGATCACGTTTCCTGGTGGGTCAGACGTCCCGTGGCTCTTTGCCGGAGGCTTCCTTGACGGCGGCTTCGGATTTCAGCTTGGCGATCTCGGCTTCGAGTTCTTCCTTGCTCTTGCCTTCCGGCTTCGCGGCGGCGGCGCGGCGGCTGTCAGCTTCCGAGCGGGTGATTTCGTATTCGAAATCCTCACGGGCCTTCTTGAATTCGCCCATGCTCTTGCCGATGCCCCGGGCCAGTTCGGGAAGTTTCTTCGCTCCAAAGAGAAGCAGGATCACGACGAAAATCATGATCATTTCAGGACCACCGATCGGTCCGAGGAAGGCAAGTGTTGCGTTCATAGGTTCAGCGTAAGCGCCCGCTTGCGGGCATGCAAAGGAATATACTGGGATGGTGGGAAACTCTTTCGGGTGATTTTGGAACGCCGGAAACTATTTGGTGATCGAAACCGTGCCGAGTCCCGCGAAGAACCAAGCACTGCTTTGGTAGCTGTATCCACAGAGTTTGTGGGTCCCCAGATTCGTGGTGGGTGTGGAACCTGTGAGCGATGCACTGATCTTGAGTGGGACGAGCCCGGGGATCTCGACAATCAGGTCGTAGGGGGAATGGGATTCATAGACATGGTCGATCTCCCTGGGCGTCGTCTCACCGTTGAAAACTGCCGTGCCGCCATCGCCGGCCGCGTTGAATGTGAGTATCAGGGAATTCCCCGGCCAGTTCACCGTGAGGGTTTTCCCGGAAAGCGATGCGGGGATGAAGGCGTCGCTGTTCACGGCATCGGCGAACCGGTAGAACTGCTTCTCCGGATACTGGCCGAAGCCGTATGGAACTGCGATGGGGAACGGCACATTGCCGGGGCCACCCAGGCCGGCGTAGTCCTGTGTGGCGAGTTCCCAAGTCTCGAGATCTTCCGAAACGTAGGTGGAGGTCGTCACTCGTTCGTCGCGTGGCATTCGCGGAACCGCCTGCACCAAGGTAGGGAGATCCAGATCCAGATCGTAGGGCGTGGGCTGGAGCTCCGGAAGATTCTGCCCATGGACGTCGAATGCGGTGGCTGCGGTGCCGACCCTCCGGATCGTGACGGACTGGAGGACCACGGGCGTGTTCGGTTTCCACGCAGTGACCGCCACGGCGTTGATCTGGTCCACGACATCCCTTCCGGAGGTCACCACACCGAATACCGTGTGCATGCCGTCCAAGTGCTCGAAATTGTCCGTCGGGTTGCGGGGAACGGTGACAAAGAACTGTGAGCCGTTGGTGTAGCCGCTGGCATTCGCCATCGAAATGACATAGGGGGAGTGAACGGGGCCACCGACGGTTTCGTCAGGGAAATTGTAGCCTGGTCCGCCTCCGCCGGTGCCGAGTGGGCAGCCCGCCTGATTCATGAAATTGGCGACGACCCGGTGGAAGATCAGCCCGTTGTAGAATGGCTTGTTCTCCTGGATCACTCCCGCAGGCGATACCCATTTCCGTGTGCCTTCCGCCAGGGTCACGAAATTCGCCACCGTTTTCGGGGCAACGGTATAGTTCAGTTCACACGTGAAATCCCCCATGCTGGTGGAGAAATCCGCATAGATCTGCGCCTTGGCGGCGGAGGAACAGAGAAAAATCGCGGCGGAGGTGAGGGTGAACCACTTCATGAACGCAGGCAGGAAAGCAGATCATCCCCGCCGTGTCACCCCGATGATGGAGGTGAGTTTACTGCCGATTTCGACCAACTTCGGATCTTGCCTGATCTCCTCGATGGTCCATGGCAGGCGGAATTTCCAGTTCTGTCCCCCGTGGCTGCCCGGGCGGTTGATCCGGGCCTCGATCCCGAACAGCTCGGCCACCGAGAGGACGGCGTAGCGGGAGTTCGACGCAAACAGGGCCTTGATGAGCCGCCAGTGCACACCGTCGGTAAATGGCGGGAAAACCCCGTTCGCCGGGATCGGAATGCCAGCGAACTCCGAGAGCAATCTCAAGGTGTGGCGGGCGTGGTCCGCATCCCGGTGGTGGTCGTGGTTTGGTTCGTAGAGGCTGCGGTGGACGGCCTCGTGGCACCAACGCCACACCGTGTTGACCGGATCATGGTCATGGGTCGAGTAGGTGGCGAAGCTGCACTCCGGAAAGCGGTCGCCCGTGACGGCATGGCCGTGGTCACTGTCCCAGTGGGGGATCCGGAATCCGGCGATGCCCAGGCTGGCCAGGTGGGGGCGGACATAGCCGGGAACCCAGCCGAGATCTTCCGCGATCACTTCGGCATCCCCGATCCCGGCCAGGATGTTGCGGAGTCTCAGGTCTCCGTCCAGACGATTGGCCTCTTCGTTCTCCGGGCTGTCATCCGGTCGCCGGGACCAACGCGGGAGCCGGCCTCCAGTCAGTTCAGCCGCTTGCTCGATGCTGGCATCAATGAACTCATGGTTCCGCGAAGGCGGCCACGGGAAGGAGTAGATGCGGTAGAAGCCGAGGATGTGGTCGATGCGGAAGATCCGGAAAATGTCCGTCATGCGGTGGACCCGCGCCTTCCACCAGGAAAAGCCGTCTTTCTCCATCCGGTCCCAGCGGTAGAGGGGGATGCCCCAGTTCTGTCCCCACTGCTGGAAGAATTTGTCATCCGGGACCATTGGCTCCGGAGGGGAGCCGCCGCAGAGATCCAGATGGAACTGGTTCCGGTCGAAGAACGTGTCCGTGGAATGCCAGCTCACCCCGATGGGGATGTCACCCATCAGTTTCACCCCCCGTCCGTCCGCATGTCGGCGGAGCGCCCGCCATTGCCGGAAGCAGAGCCACTGGACGAAGGAGAAGTATCCCAGTCTGTCATCCGCGTCAGGTCCCTTTGACCGTTCCACCGCCAGAAAGCGGCGGGCACCTTCCGGGCTCTGGCAGCCGGTCGGCCAGAAGTTCCAGGAGAGAGATTCGCCGTGGATCTCCATCAGCCACCGGAAGAGGGAGTAGTCCTCCAGCCAGGCTTTCTCGGCTTCCCTGAACTCAGCAAACTCCGCTGACTCTGGGACTGTCCATTCGTGGCGCCGTTCCCATCCTGCCTCCAGAAGCTTTCGCTTCAATCGTCTGATTGAAGAATATTCAACTTCATCAGAATGAGATGATTCAGTTAATTTTTCCTGAATATCAGAAAAATCTGAATTTTGTAATCCCGGGACCTCTTCAGGAGAAATGGTGAGGTAGATGGGATCAAGGGCGATGGATGAGATCGCACTGTAGGGACTCTCATCCGGGCCGTTCTCGTGGATCGGCAGGAGCTGGATGAAGCCGACATGATGGTCGGCGCACCAATCGACCCAGTGCCGGAGGGCCAGGGTGTCGCCCACGCCGAGGTCGCCTTCGCGCCTTGCGGAGAAGGCGGGAAGCAGGATGCCGGAGGTGCGACGATGTGTTTCCAAGGGGTTTTATTGGAAATGAAGCGGAGGAGCACTCGTCGTGGCTCCTCCGCTCTTGGGTGAATCAGGATCTTATTTCGCCCCGACCGGAGTGGAGGCGGCTTCGTGCTGCTCTTCCGCGGCCTCGAGCGCGGCGCGCTCCTTGGCGATGACCCGGACGAGCTTGCGTGAGGACTCCTCCCAGGCAGCGAGGAGCTTCTTGCCCTGCGCGCTGCCGGTGGCGGCGACGTGCTGCTCGATGAGAGACTTCACCTCCGCGAGGTCCTGCGGACGGGTGACGGGAAGGGCGACGACCATCTCGGAGTTGACCCGCGAGAAGAACTTGCCGTCCACGTCGTAGACGAACGCGGCGCCACCGGACATGCCCGCGCCGAAGTTTTTCCCGGTCTTGCCGAGGATGACGACGGTGCCGTTGGTCATGTATTCGCAGCCGTGGTCGCCCACACCTTCCACGACCGCCAACGCGCCGGAGTTCCGGACCGCGAAGCGCTCGCCCGCGCGCCCGTTGGCGAACAGGCGTCCGCCGGTCGCGCCGTAGAGGCAGGTGTTGCCGCAGATGGCGTTGGCCGCTGCATCGAAGCTTGCGTCTTCCGTCACGCGGATGACGATCTCGCCGGCGGTCATGCCCTTGCCGACATAGTCGTTCGCCTCACCGAAGATTTCCAGCTTCACGCCGGCCACCAAGAAGGTGCCGAACGACTGGCCGGCGGTGCCGCGGCAGACGATGTGGATGGTGCCTTCGGGAAGCTTGCGGTCGCCATGGAGTTCGGCGATCCGCCCGGAAAGGCGGGTGCCGATGTTCCGGTCCGTATTGACCACGTCATACTCCAGCCGGACCGGCGGCCGGTCAGGCAGCAGCTTGAGGGCATCGAGAATGGCGGCCGGGGTCGAACCCGCGCCGTATTCCGGGATTCCTGCCGGCTGGTCGGATCCGGTGAGGTTCTTCACCAGGTCGGCGATGATCTTGAGGTCCAACGCGGGCTTGGTGAGGCCGTCGTTCCGCTCGTGGGTGCGGATCCGTGCGATCTGGTCCAGCGGACGACCGGTCTGGGCGGAGAGATCCGGCACGACGTCCTTCAGGATCGCGCTGAGATCCAGCGTGTTCGCCTTTGGGTGGCCCGGAACCTCGCGCTGGGCGAGATACTCCGGGCGGCCGATCAGTTCATCCAGCGTGCGGATGCCGATCTTCGCCATCCACTCACGGGCTTCCTGGGCGACACCGTTGAAGTAGTTGATGACCATTTCCGGCGTGCCCTTGAACTTGGCGCGGAACTTCGGATCCGTCGTCGCGACACCCACCGGGCAGGTGTTGAGGTGGCACTTGCGGACATACACGCAGCCCATCGCGATCATCGCGGTGGTGCCGAAGTTGAACTGCTCCGCGCCGAGGATGGCGGCGATGACCACATCCCGTCCGTTGCGGATGCCGCCGTCCGTGCGGAGGGTGACTCGCTCGCGCAGGTTGTTGATCAGCAGCGTCTGCTGGGCTTCGGCCAAGCCGAGTTCCCATGGGGAACCGGCGTGCTTCGTGGACGAAAGCGGGGAGGCACCCGTGCCGCCGTCGTGGCCGGAGATCAGGATATTGTCCGCAGAGGCTTTTGCCACACCGGCGGCGACCGTGCCCACCCCGGACTCGGCGACGAGCTTCACCGTGATCCGGGCGCGTGGATTCACTTCCTTCAGGTCGTGGATCAGCTGCGCGAGGTCCTCGATGGAGTAGATGTCGTGGTGCGGAGGAGGAGAAATGAGCTGCACGCCGGGCTGCGTGTTCCGCAGGCGGGCGATCAGCGCGTTCACCTTGTGGCCGGGAAGCTGGCCGCCTTCGCCGGGCTTCGCGCCCTGCGCCATCTTGATTTCAAGCTCGTCAGCGTTGACGAGGTAGAAGGCGGAAACACCGAAGCGTCCCGACGCCACCTGCTTGATGTAGGAGCGGGCGTAGTCGCCGTTCGGGTAGGGCTGGAAGCGGACCGGGTCCTCACCGCCCTCGCCGGAGTCCGACTTCGCGCCGATCCGGTTCATGGCAATTGCGAGGGTTTCGTGAGCCTCCGGGGACAGCGCCCCTAGGGACATCGCGGCGGTGGTGAAACGGCGGCGGATGGACTCGATCGGTTCGACTTCCTCGATCGGCACCGGACCGCTGGCGGCAGGGACGAATTCGATCAGGTCTTTGATCGCCACCGGGTTCACTTCCAATGAGACACGCACATATTCCTCGTAATCTTCGGCACGGCCGGATTTCACGTAGGTGTGGAAATTCTTGATGTTCTCCGTGGTGAAAACGTGGCGCTCACCGGACTTCCGGTAGCGGTTGTAGCCCGGGTCGCCCAGGTCGAGGGTCTCACCGGCGGGAACCTCCGACTCATAGGCCGCGCGGTGGCGGATGAGGGACTCTTCCGCGATCTCGGCGAAACCGATGCCGCCGATCTTCGAGGAAACGCCGGTGAAGGAGAACTCAACGACGTCGTTGCCGATGCCGATGGCCTCGAAGGTCTGGGAACCTTGGTAGGAGTTGAGGACGGAGATGCCCATCTTCGACATGATCTTGAGCAGGCCCTTCTCCAACGCCTTGCGGTAGTTGGACATGGCCTTCTCGGTGCTGATGTCGAGCTTGCCCTTGCCCTTGTCCGCCGCGACGAGCTGGCGGACGGTGGCGTAACCGAGATAAGGGCAGATGGCGGTCGCCCCGAAGCCGAAGCAGCAGGCGATCTGGTGCACGTCCCGTGCTTCGCCGGTCTCCACGACGAGGGAAGCACGCATCCGCTTGCGGATCCGCGTGAGGTGGTGGTGGATCGTCCCGATCGCCAGCAGCGTCGGAATCGGCACCTTGCCGGCGGAGGTCGCCCGGTCGGAGAGGATGAGGATGCTGTGGTTCGACTTCACCGCTTCCTCCGCCTCGAGGCAGAGCTTGTCGAGGCGGATCTTGAGGCCTTCGGCACCGCTGGAGGCGGCCCAGGTGCAGTCGAGTGTCACGGCGGGGAAACCTTCCTCGCCGAGGTCCTTGGTCTTCTCCAGCTCGTGCTCGAACAGGATCGCGCTTTCCAGGCTGACGGTGCGGCAGTGGCCGGGGGTTTCCTCAAGGAGGTTCCGCTCCGGTCCGAGGCCCGCGCTCAGCGACATCACCGCCCATTCGCGGATCGGGTCGATCGGCGGGTTGGTCACCTGGGCGAAGAGTTGCTTGAAGTAGGTGTAAAGCAGGCGCGGGTGGGTCGAAAGTACCGCCAGCGGGATGTCATCACCCATGGAGAACACGGCCTCCTGCGCGCCCTTGATCATCGGCGGGAAGACCATGTCCAGTTCCTCCAGGGAAATGCCGTGGGCAACCTGCTGGCGGGAAAGGTCCAGCGGGGTGAAGTCGATGTCCGGCGCGTGGGCGGACGGAGAGACGAACTTGCGCAGTTCCAGGCGGTTCTCGTCGATCCAGCGGCGGTAGGGCTTCTGCTGGGCGAGCTCTTCCTTGATCTCACGGTCCATTTTCAGCTCACCGGTCAGGGTGTTCGCGGACATCATCTGGCCCGGGCCGAGGCGGCCTTTGCGGACGATGTTGGAGTCCTCGAAGATCACCGCGCCCGCTTCGGAGCCGATGTAGAGGATGCCGTCGGCGGTCACCTTGTAGCGCGACGGGCGGAGGCCGTTCCGGTCGAGGGAGGCACAGAGCTTCGTGCCGTCAGTGAAGACCAGTCCCGCAGGACCGTCCCAAGGCTCGGAGAAAGAGCGGGTGTATTGGTAGAACGCCCGCAGATTGTCGGAAATCTCCTCGTCGTTCCGGTAGGCGGGTGGCACCAGCATGCACATGGCATGCTCCGGGGAGCGTCCGGACAGGATCAGCAACTCCAGCGCGTGGTCGAGTGAAGCGGAGTCGGATTCGCCATGGCGCATGAGATCCTTCACCAGATCGATCTCGTCACCCCAGATCGGGGAGGAGAAGAACTCCTCGCGGGAGGTCATCCAGTTGCGGTTGCCTTCCACGGTGTTGATCTCCCCGTTGTGGCACATATTCCGGAACGGCTGGCCGAGCGGCCACGCCGGGAACGTGTTGGTCGAGAAACGCTGGTGATAGAGGGAAATCGCGATTTCGTAGTCCGGATCCTGCAGGTCCAGATAGAACGCGCGCAGGGCGGCCGGCATCGCCAGTGCCTTGTAGGAAAGCAGGCGGCTGGAGAAGGACGGCATGTAAAAGCCGTGGACCTCCTTCGTCCGGTGCTCGATCTCGCGGCGGCAGAGGTAGAGCTGGCGCTCATAGACATCCGCCTCCATGCCGGCGGGCTTGAGGAGAAGCAGGTGCTCGATATGGGGGCGGCTCGCCTGGGCGATCTTGCCCAGCGCGTCCACATCCACAGGCACCTCACGCCAGCCGATGCGGGTGATGCCGCGCCGGTCGGTCACTTCGGCGGCGATGTTCTTGATGTCCGCAGCCGCGCCTTCGTTGTCGCGGGGGAAAAAGAACACGGCCACGCCGAGGTCGGCCTCGTTCTCCAGCTTGTGGCCGAGCTTCTCGGCAGCCTTGCGGAAGAGCGGGTAGGGGATCTGGGTCAGAACGCCGGAGCCGTCACCGGTCTTCATGTCCGCATCCACCGCACCACGGTGGGTCATGCAGCAGACAGAGGTCAGGGCGTGGTCGAGAATCTGATAGCTGCGTTTTCCCTTCAAGTGGGCGATGGCGCCCATGCCGCAGTTATCATGTTCCTGGGAAAGCCGGTGGAGTGAACCGGGAACGAGCGGGGTGCTTGAATGGTAGAACGGATTCATCTGGGATTCTCTAAATCAAAGAGGTAGAAGCCGGAGAGGGGACAGGTGGTCCCTACCTCCGGCGCTGGCCGAATAAAAGCGACCGGGGAAGGTCTGCCAAGCAGGAATTGTGCCCGGAATGTGGTGGGCACCGCTGGAATTCACAAAACCGGGCCTTCGTCCGGAGTCCCGGACTCCGGACCCAACAGCCCGTGCTTGACCAGAAAGCGGTCCATCGCCCCGATGGTCAGTTCGAAGTTCAGGTGGCTGACATTGAAGTTGAAGAAGCTGTGGTCAGCCCGTTCGAAATCAACCAGTTCAATAGAATTCCGTCTCCAGCGCAGCCGACGGCGGAATTTGTCCACCTCATCGAATGGGGCGATCCGGTCGGCCCGGCCGTGGAAAACCAGCATGGGAGGAAGTTTGCCCCGAACCAGTGACGTGGGACTCAGCCGTTTGGCGGTCTTGGTATCCGGGAAGCGGGCGGCGTGAGGGGATCTCGGCCCGGTGTTCACGGTCGCGCTGAAAAGGACCAGGGCCTGGGGCCGGCAGTCCACGCCTTCCACCGTCGGGAGATCCTTCTCCTTCGGCATGGTGGTCAGGAGTGCCAGATAGGCGCCACCCGCGGCACCGCCGATGGTGATGCGGGCCGGATCGATGTTGAGTGTCTCCGCATTCAGGCGGATCCAGCGGATCAGTTCGCGGGCGTCCTCGATCGCTTCCACGGGACCGGTGCCATGGCGGGATGCCGTGCGGGTCTCCGCTGCCACAGCGACCGCGCCCCGGCTGGCAAAGTGGAGGCAGTGAGGGACGAACTGGGTGGGCATGGGGGTGTCCCAGAAGCCACCATGGAAGAATACCACCGCGGGCCTGGGGGTGGTGCTGACACCCTCAGGCTGGAAAACGTGCGCGAGAATTTCACCCTGTGGGGTGGAGTGATAGGCATAGGAGGCGGAATCCTTGAGCATCTCACGTTCCCGCGCCTCTCCGATAGGTGCCACCTTCTGCAAAATGCTGCTCATACCAATAAAAATGCGGCTCTCCCAGACAAGTGGGGAGCGGCGCGATTTGTTTGTTGTGGAAAGGTGCCTCTTGTCCAATCTTTTGCCGCATGATCCGTGCATTTTTTACGATTTTCTTCTCGCTTACCTTGATCGCCGCAGCCCAGGAGGATCTCCGTCCGGCCCTGGAAACGACGTATAGCACCTGGCGGCAGGCAATCATCAGCCGTGACTACGCGGCGTGGGAGCGGGCCACCGCCAGCAACCGTCGGATCGAGGTGCGGAACCTCATCTACTCCGAGAAGCGGCCATTTCCGGGGAGCATTTTCAATATCCCGGGGGCTCCGCCCGCCTTGCAGGGGCTCAAGTTCCTGGAAGCCACCCAGAGCGGGCCGACAGCGAAGGCATCGTATTTCGGGAAGATCGATTTCCAGGTGGATGGTACCCCCACGGACAACCTGTTGGTGCTTTCCTTCATCCGTGAGGGGAACTCCTGGCTCTATGATCGGGCGGACTTCGTGAACCTGGTGGCCCTGCCCGAAGTAAGGCGGGAACTGGCTGAGGGAAATCTGGAATACCTGAAGGAAACCCCCGAGGCGCGTGCGTCCGGGCAGTTGCCCCCACCAGCGATCCCGGTCAATCCTGCGAAGTACATCGCGAAGGTGTACGTCTTCTCTCCCGGGCGTGAGGTGCACGTGCAGGTCAACAAGGTCAGCCGCCACCGCTTTGCCAATGCGAAGGACGCGCAGATCGTCATTGGCGGGCTGAAGGACGGAGCGAACGAGGTCCAGTTCTCCGTGAAGAAACTGGAGGGTGGCAAGGGCACTGAGGCGATGACGATCCGTGTCTACCTGTTTTCCGAGGTCGAGGGCGTGAAGCCGGTCAAGGCATTCGAATACCAGCTTGCGGAAGGGGAACAGCCGAAGGATTTCGGCACCCAGATCTTCAACGTGGACGACATGATGGTCCGCCAGATCACGGGCAAGTGATTTGACCCGGACGGGTATTTTCAGTGGGGAGAGAGATTTTTGCGAAAAAATCGGGGAAGGATGTCCTCGATTTCGGATGCCGTTCGTCGTGATATTGGAAAGGGG comes from the Luteolibacter sp. SL250 genome and includes:
- a CDS encoding peptidylprolyl isomerase, coding for MKWFTLTSAAIFLCSSAAKAQIYADFSTSMGDFTCELNYTVAPKTVANFVTLAEGTRKWVSPAGVIQENKPFYNGLIFHRVVANFMNQAGCPLGTGGGGPGYNFPDETVGGPVHSPYVISMANASGYTNGSQFFVTVPRNPTDNFEHLDGMHTVFGVVTSGRDVVDQINAVAVTAWKPNTPVVLQSVTIRRVGTAATAFDVHGQNLPELQPTPYDLDLDLPTLVQAVPRMPRDERVTTSTYVSEDLETWELATQDYAGLGGPGNVPFPIAVPYGFGQYPEKQFYRFADAVNSDAFIPASLSGKTLTVNWPGNSLILTFNAAGDGGTAVFNGETTPREIDHVYESHSPYDLIVEIPGLVPLKISASLTGSTPTTNLGTHKLCGYSYQSSAWFFAGLGTVSITK
- the gltB gene encoding glutamate synthase large subunit; amino-acid sequence: MNPFYHSSTPLVPGSLHRLSQEHDNCGMGAIAHLKGKRSYQILDHALTSVCCMTHRGAVDADMKTGDGSGVLTQIPYPLFRKAAEKLGHKLENEADLGVAVFFFPRDNEGAAADIKNIAAEVTDRRGITRIGWREVPVDVDALGKIAQASRPHIEHLLLLKPAGMEADVYERQLYLCRREIEHRTKEVHGFYMPSFSSRLLSYKALAMPAALRAFYLDLQDPDYEIAISLYHQRFSTNTFPAWPLGQPFRNMCHNGEINTVEGNRNWMTSREEFFSSPIWGDEIDLVKDLMRHGESDSASLDHALELLILSGRSPEHAMCMLVPPAYRNDEEISDNLRAFYQYTRSFSEPWDGPAGLVFTDGTKLCASLDRNGLRPSRYKVTADGILYIGSEAGAVIFEDSNIVRKGRLGPGQMMSANTLTGELKMDREIKEELAQQKPYRRWIDENRLELRKFVSPSAHAPDIDFTPLDLSRQQVAHGISLEELDMVFPPMIKGAQEAVFSMGDDIPLAVLSTHPRLLYTYFKQLFAQVTNPPIDPIREWAVMSLSAGLGPERNLLEETPGHCRTVSLESAILFEHELEKTKDLGEEGFPAVTLDCTWAASSGAEGLKIRLDKLCLEAEEAVKSNHSILILSDRATSAGKVPIPTLLAIGTIHHHLTRIRKRMRASLVVETGEARDVHQIACCFGFGATAICPYLGYATVRQLVAADKGKGKLDISTEKAMSNYRKALEKGLLKIMSKMGISVLNSYQGSQTFEAIGIGNDVVEFSFTGVSSKIGGIGFAEIAEESLIRHRAAYESEVPAGETLDLGDPGYNRYRKSGERHVFTTENIKNFHTYVKSGRAEDYEEYVRVSLEVNPVAIKDLIEFVPAASGPVPIEEVEPIESIRRRFTTAAMSLGALSPEAHETLAIAMNRIGAKSDSGEGGEDPVRFQPYPNGDYARSYIKQVASGRFGVSAFYLVNADELEIKMAQGAKPGEGGQLPGHKVNALIARLRNTQPGVQLISPPPHHDIYSIEDLAQLIHDLKEVNPRARITVKLVAESGVGTVAAGVAKASADNILISGHDGGTGASPLSSTKHAGSPWELGLAEAQQTLLINNLRERVTLRTDGGIRNGRDVVIAAILGAEQFNFGTTAMIAMGCVYVRKCHLNTCPVGVATTDPKFRAKFKGTPEMVINYFNGVAQEAREWMAKIGIRTLDELIGRPEYLAQREVPGHPKANTLDLSAILKDVVPDLSAQTGRPLDQIARIRTHERNDGLTKPALDLKIIADLVKNLTGSDQPAGIPEYGAGSTPAAILDALKLLPDRPPVRLEYDVVNTDRNIGTRLSGRIAELHGDRKLPEGTIHIVCRGTAGQSFGTFLVAGVKLEIFGEANDYVGKGMTAGEIVIRVTEDASFDAAANAICGNTCLYGATGGRLFANGRAGERFAVRNSGALAVVEGVGDHGCEYMTNGTVVILGKTGKNFGAGMSGGAAFVYDVDGKFFSRVNSEMVVALPVTRPQDLAEVKSLIEQHVAATGSAQGKKLLAAWEESSRKLVRVIAKERAALEAAEEQHEAASTPVGAK
- a CDS encoding endonuclease/exonuclease/phosphatase family protein encodes the protein MISRFLNIILTGTASRSLLAVLLFGAVSCDHQQTPEWGKTATDTSPAPVATPVATEPVSRGQRQDIRFIAYNVKNWLVTNRYANGKTLESKPKPDEEKAAVISILARHSPDIIGLCEIGTAGDLAEIQQLLKEAGVDLPHSHFTGGADPVRHLGFLSRYPISATGKPEKTEYHLQNKLYFWNRSVLDVTVDIHGRNFRFLGCHLKSKREVEEGDEEEMRRAESLLLRQHVDSIFAKNPQERLVVYGDFNDTRSSVSGKNITGSYNDPGYLTAIPAEDSAGTRWTHHWALHDIYSRIDFIAVSKSLKPDTLFPKAKVLDDPEWAKASDHRAVLAVFR
- a CDS encoding 4-alpha-glucanotransferase, yielding METHRRTSGILLPAFSARREGDLGVGDTLALRHWVDWCADHHVGFIQLLPIHENGPDESPYSAISSIALDPIYLTISPEEVPGLQNSDFSDIQEKLTESSHSDEVEYSSIRRLKRKLLEAGWERRHEWTVPESAEFAEFREAEKAWLEDYSLFRWLMEIHGESLSWNFWPTGCQSPEGARRFLAVERSKGPDADDRLGYFSFVQWLCFRQWRALRRHADGRGVKLMGDIPIGVSWHSTDTFFDRNQFHLDLCGGSPPEPMVPDDKFFQQWGQNWGIPLYRWDRMEKDGFSWWKARVHRMTDIFRIFRIDHILGFYRIYSFPWPPSRNHEFIDASIEQAAELTGGRLPRWSRRPDDSPENEEANRLDGDLRLRNILAGIGDAEVIAEDLGWVPGYVRPHLASLGIAGFRIPHWDSDHGHAVTGDRFPECSFATYSTHDHDPVNTVWRWCHEAVHRSLYEPNHDHHRDADHARHTLRLLSEFAGIPIPANGVFPPFTDGVHWRLIKALFASNSRYAVLSVAELFGIEARINRPGSHGGQNWKFRLPWTIEEIRQDPKLVEIGSKLTSIIGVTRRG
- a CDS encoding alpha/beta hydrolase, which translates into the protein MSSILQKVAPIGEAREREMLKDSASYAYHSTPQGEILAHVFQPEGVSTTPRPAVVFFHGGFWDTPMPTQFVPHCLHFASRGAVAVAAETRTASRHGTGPVEAIEDARELIRWIRLNAETLNIDPARITIGGAAGGAYLALLTTMPKEKDLPTVEGVDCRPQALVLFSATVNTGPRSPHAARFPDTKTAKRLSPTSLVRGKLPPMLVFHGRADRIAPFDEVDKFRRRLRWRRNSIELVDFERADHSFFNFNVSHLNFELTIGAMDRFLVKHGLLGPESGTPDEGPVL
- a CDS encoding metal ABC transporter substrate-binding protein, which gives rise to MRPLLLSLLFSLASATAAELKVAVLHPLLADITKSVGGERVEVIDLIGPNGDPHHFEPSTESLTQSDGAKLYLVAGMGLEGYLPKLKTIVGGKATVVEVGATLPALEGECDHDHDGHDHDHKHGLDPHWWHSIDLFRRATNVVADSLSTADPAGAEDFRKNAAAYRGKLDELERWTKKEVARVPRERRHLATAHAAFNYFCKDFGFTAHPVQGINREQMPGPKELSKLISDLKEHQVAAIFPEKESNPKILQTLTKDTGIKLAGPLIADGTGVASYEEMVKHNVTVIVTALKPE
- a CDS encoding twin-arginine translocase TatA/TatE family subunit; this translates as MNATLAFLGPIGGPEMIMIFVVILLLFGAKKLPELARGIGKSMGEFKKAREDFEYEITRSEADSRRAAAAKPEGKSKEELEAEIAKLKSEAAVKEASGKEPRDV